From a single Anaerolineales bacterium genomic region:
- a CDS encoding glycosyltransferase family 4 protein has translation MFDITIYCPDTHILYNAAVPDQKGVGGGLMARIRLAQALTRMGHQVTIIAHVTHRHRHANVDYIPLDNASEKRETDILILISSGGDLSLEPALNIKLNAKWRSIWVQGTPFIRGVDKLAWNEIVPCSNFIHTMINTEWALSEPNCFTIYNGAPYPQVSLFGKLVKRNPCRLIYTSHPSKGLSAAIAVLEKLRSVDKRYHLFVYGGDSMYGGKDSTPDVHSGVTYFGTRRHAEALSALRTSLVSFQLQARPEPFGMVLTESMLHGAIPLASPVGAYPELVSHGQNGILIEGDYASDEAHSLAAEWILRLNQDPQLAAYIRRNAMNIPWDWDTMAKVWAGYWDWALNRKGTLLPGRQGCRRCDGELLALADGYHCIGCGWYYQSLGSLQTETG, from the coding sequence ATGTTTGACATTACCATTTATTGCCCCGATACTCACATTCTTTACAATGCCGCTGTTCCCGATCAAAAAGGTGTTGGGGGAGGACTGATGGCACGTATCCGGTTGGCTCAAGCGCTGACGCGTATGGGGCATCAGGTTACTATTATTGCACATGTTACTCATCGACATCGACATGCCAACGTAGATTACATTCCACTAGATAATGCTTCTGAGAAACGGGAGACTGATATACTGATTTTGATTAGTAGCGGCGGGGATTTGAGCTTGGAACCAGCCTTGAATATAAAACTCAACGCCAAATGGCGAAGTATATGGGTTCAGGGTACTCCTTTTATTCGAGGTGTTGATAAACTTGCATGGAATGAAATTGTTCCATGCAGTAATTTTATTCATACTATGATAAATACCGAATGGGCTCTTTCTGAGCCGAATTGTTTTACCATTTATAATGGCGCACCTTACCCTCAGGTTAGTCTGTTTGGTAAACTCGTGAAACGAAATCCATGTCGCTTGATTTATACCAGTCATCCATCCAAAGGTTTGTCAGCAGCGATTGCCGTTTTAGAAAAACTGCGGAGTGTGGATAAACGCTATCATCTTTTTGTATATGGCGGTGACAGCATGTATGGTGGGAAGGATTCTACGCCTGATGTACATTCGGGAGTGACTTATTTTGGGACGCGTAGGCATGCTGAAGCACTGTCCGCGTTGCGAACATCTTTGGTCTCGTTCCAGTTACAGGCGCGTCCGGAGCCGTTTGGTATGGTCCTGACCGAATCGATGTTGCATGGTGCAATTCCGCTGGCATCCCCGGTCGGCGCATACCCCGAATTGGTGTCACACGGACAAAATGGGATACTTATCGAAGGCGATTACGCCTCCGATGAAGCGCACTCGCTGGCTGCGGAATGGATTCTACGGCTCAACCAAGATCCCCAACTTGCCGCCTACATCCGTCGCAACGCCATGAACATCCCCTGGGATTGGGATACAATGGCAAAGGTCTGGGCAGGATATTGGGACTGGGCACTCAACCGAAAAGGCACATTGCTTCCAGGGCGTCAAGGGTGTCGGCGTTGTGACGGAGAGCTATTGGCATTGGCGGATGGTTATCACTGTATTGGCTGCGGGTGGTATTATCAAAGCCTTGGCTCATTACAAACTGAAACAGGTTGA
- a CDS encoding glycosyltransferase gives MRQILIAGAGTAAWWNAGDEAIFVAMIQQLKTRFPGAEIGVVSANPAGALVGYQVREIPFKNITEIIEFARQSDLLILGGGGLFYDHWGFSIDKMLTPDHVGVGIYVGFSLLSTLLNKPLMLYSVGVGPLISDEAKHYTRLAFEQAHAITVRDNESKDLLVSLGIAAKKIQVTADPVWNFPDISTDVAKDLIQQIDAHLSSPVLGVAVRPWNNPGNAEWEIEVARALDAFIEREHGTVLFIPFHKDAGSESVDDYIQSQKIRGLMKHADSAHIFSANIGLEKKISILRHCDVVLGMRLHANILAMRYGIPAVGLAYDPKVTNLFAGVEQKKYVLDMRKLNAKLLTAKLQKAWGDAGDLQKFYSKKAVFMSRSVMKNSAILEKLAQAYQPLPSPLPVNADHLIRSLFIENSLGSLKQIDALNQEILEQRKEILEQHGKMVTLNNELISRHEQINHLNSYIYALQNTSSWKITRPLRFAERFLQNPRNGILELSEYWKVSRPLRFLKRLVKSPRQGFVELTSYLYGRFASFRNKSNVLKKMWRITSDLTWDEFQSKVLSQRKQYKGVYVVYPAVDWNIPLAQRPKPLVSALAKSGYLVIYRTPNHIDRVHGFREMFPNVWVTDQDVDIDHAVYSIYSTSYNVDLDMLKNKHQSGRLLIYEYIDHISPLINGSNRAVNHLEQLKRFFFEGGADYVVASARQLEKEAADSLGDDKVIYIPNGVDIEHYRNSTRSDVKVPDRFINFRRRHKIIVGYFGAIAPWLWYEMIEQLVLSRPDVGFVFIGPDYHESARRLPQSENMLYLGAVNYEVLPAYAGLFDVCLIPFAPGEIAHTTSPLKLFEYFALEKPVVTTSFMDECVAFGEVFSGHDAQTISASLDSAIKVKDDSGYKARLALLAERNSWDERAKEYRGILDKVEQDFLLETTTSKLAQYPVVNLVVHTFFDFDGNNMFFGGAERYLIELVRLVQMLGYKVNVYQSANSNWVRYYHDIRVMGLDTKGNHLTLNHKFHQFVPDGSLTIYFAFFLASPLAHRPPSIGISHGIYWDDVNMQTVSHRALVDNILKSIVNVTSLVSVDTNTINWLRATRWELGDRCLYIPNFVDLDQFRASGDNRKNRNEVVILYPRRLYAPRGFWLIEPLVAEFLEKYDNVAFHFVGKADEREEHAVRKLVEAFPDRVKWYFLPPERMHEAYQQADITLIPTMQSEGTSLSCLEAMASGNAVIATNVGGLPNLIFPDYNGLLIEPNVDSLRDALRRLIDEPGLRSRLALQGIEVAKTFDIEKWRSRWKKVLQRYLPARTSVVEEPIVAVFYPTDGAEWHLSSTHRLRLLGEQLADQGVDIYWVQASGRQRSGHERVHLLSPTDDLYLRNPWVIIDGMANSDVLDRYEAPVIICDVTGGFTKREHDNLAASIDYFISGDKLPDVDALSVYHIPDADALIRLIRSDNIE, from the coding sequence GTGAGACAAATTCTGATCGCCGGTGCGGGAACCGCCGCATGGTGGAATGCGGGGGATGAGGCGATCTTTGTTGCCATGATACAGCAACTGAAGACTCGGTTTCCGGGGGCAGAGATTGGTGTTGTTTCCGCCAACCCTGCAGGAGCTTTGGTCGGATATCAAGTGCGGGAAATCCCGTTTAAGAATATTACTGAAATTATCGAATTTGCCCGGCAGAGCGATTTGTTGATTCTTGGCGGCGGCGGTCTATTCTATGATCATTGGGGTTTCTCGATCGATAAAATGTTAACACCCGATCACGTTGGTGTCGGGATTTATGTGGGCTTCTCTCTACTGTCCACACTGTTGAATAAACCTTTAATGCTGTATTCTGTTGGTGTAGGTCCCCTCATTTCAGATGAGGCAAAGCACTATACCCGTCTTGCTTTTGAGCAAGCCCATGCCATTACAGTGCGGGATAATGAATCGAAGGATTTGCTTGTTTCGTTGGGTATTGCGGCAAAAAAAATCCAAGTCACCGCAGACCCTGTTTGGAATTTCCCCGATATATCCACTGATGTTGCGAAAGATCTGATCCAACAGATTGATGCGCATCTCTCTTCCCCTGTGCTTGGTGTTGCTGTCCGGCCATGGAACAACCCTGGAAATGCTGAGTGGGAAATTGAAGTGGCGCGCGCCCTGGATGCTTTTATTGAACGGGAACATGGAACGGTTTTATTTATTCCATTTCATAAGGATGCGGGCTCCGAATCCGTGGATGATTACATCCAGTCTCAAAAGATTCGCGGTTTGATGAAACATGCTGATTCCGCCCATATTTTTTCTGCAAATATCGGTTTAGAAAAAAAGATCAGCATTTTACGTCATTGTGATGTGGTGTTGGGGATGCGCTTACATGCCAATATTCTTGCCATGAGGTACGGCATCCCTGCGGTCGGACTTGCATACGATCCCAAAGTAACGAATCTGTTTGCTGGGGTCGAGCAAAAGAAATATGTATTGGACATGCGCAAGTTAAATGCTAAGTTGCTGACAGCCAAATTGCAAAAGGCTTGGGGTGATGCAGGGGATTTGCAGAAATTCTATTCGAAGAAAGCTGTTTTCATGTCCAGGTCTGTAATGAAAAACAGCGCGATCCTTGAAAAGTTGGCTCAAGCGTATCAGCCGCTTCCTTCACCTCTTCCCGTCAATGCTGACCATTTGATTAGATCTCTGTTCATTGAAAACAGTTTGGGCTCACTAAAACAGATTGATGCTTTAAATCAGGAAATCCTTGAGCAGCGCAAGGAGATCCTTGAGCAGCATGGGAAAATGGTAACGCTTAATAATGAACTTATTTCCAGACATGAACAGATCAATCATCTTAATTCCTATATTTATGCTTTACAAAATACATCCTCTTGGAAGATAACCCGCCCGCTTCGCTTTGCCGAGCGCTTCCTTCAAAACCCGCGTAACGGCATTTTGGAATTGAGCGAGTATTGGAAGGTTTCACGCCCTCTTCGCTTCTTGAAACGGCTGGTTAAAAGCCCGCGGCAGGGATTTGTAGAGTTGACATCATATTTGTATGGGAGGTTCGCATCCTTTCGAAACAAGTCGAATGTGCTTAAAAAAATGTGGCGGATCACATCAGATTTAACGTGGGATGAATTCCAATCAAAAGTGCTTTCGCAGCGAAAGCAATACAAGGGTGTATATGTTGTGTATCCTGCCGTGGATTGGAATATTCCGCTTGCCCAGCGTCCGAAACCGCTCGTCTCTGCTTTGGCAAAATCAGGGTATCTTGTCATTTATCGAACACCCAATCATATTGATCGTGTTCATGGATTCCGCGAGATGTTCCCAAATGTCTGGGTCACGGACCAGGATGTTGATATTGATCATGCCGTATATTCGATATATAGCACATCCTACAATGTTGATCTGGACATGCTAAAAAACAAGCATCAGTCGGGGCGTTTACTGATCTATGAATACATAGATCATATAAGCCCGCTCATTAATGGTTCGAACCGTGCAGTGAACCATCTTGAACAATTAAAACGCTTTTTCTTTGAAGGTGGCGCTGATTATGTTGTTGCTTCCGCGCGCCAGTTGGAAAAAGAAGCTGCTGATTCCTTGGGGGACGATAAAGTTATTTATATACCGAATGGGGTGGATATTGAACATTATCGTAATTCGACACGATCGGATGTAAAAGTTCCTGACAGATTTATAAATTTTCGACGGCGCCACAAGATTATTGTGGGATATTTTGGCGCTATTGCTCCCTGGCTTTGGTATGAGATGATCGAACAATTAGTCCTCTCACGCCCCGATGTGGGATTTGTGTTTATTGGTCCGGACTATCATGAGAGCGCTCGCCGCCTTCCACAAAGTGAGAATATGCTTTATTTGGGCGCAGTGAACTATGAAGTTTTGCCTGCATATGCCGGGCTTTTCGATGTCTGTCTGATCCCATTTGCCCCTGGGGAAATTGCACATACCACATCGCCGTTGAAATTGTTCGAATATTTTGCTCTTGAGAAACCAGTCGTGACCACATCTTTTATGGACGAGTGTGTTGCTTTTGGGGAGGTCTTTTCCGGGCATGATGCACAAACGATTTCTGCATCATTGGACTCGGCGATTAAGGTCAAGGATGATTCTGGTTATAAGGCTCGCCTTGCGCTGCTTGCAGAGAGAAACAGTTGGGATGAGCGTGCGAAAGAATACAGGGGGATTCTTGACAAGGTCGAACAAGATTTCCTCTTGGAAACTACAACCAGCAAACTGGCTCAATACCCTGTGGTCAATCTTGTTGTTCATACTTTCTTCGATTTTGACGGGAATAACATGTTCTTTGGGGGAGCGGAAAGGTACCTGATTGAATTGGTCAGGCTGGTGCAGATGCTTGGCTACAAGGTGAATGTCTATCAATCCGCCAATTCCAATTGGGTTAGATATTATCATGACATCCGCGTGATGGGCTTGGATACCAAAGGAAATCACTTAACGCTAAATCATAAGTTTCATCAATTCGTCCCTGACGGGAGTTTGACGATCTATTTTGCGTTCTTTCTTGCGTCTCCTCTGGCTCATCGTCCCCCATCCATTGGCATCAGCCATGGAATTTACTGGGATGATGTAAATATGCAAACTGTTTCGCATAGGGCGCTGGTGGACAATATTCTGAAATCTATTGTTAATGTTACCTCTCTTGTGTCGGTAGATACAAATACCATCAATTGGCTTCGTGCAACCCGGTGGGAATTGGGGGATCGTTGTTTGTATATTCCCAACTTTGTGGATCTGGATCAATTTCGTGCAAGTGGCGATAATCGAAAAAACAGGAATGAAGTGGTGATTTTATATCCACGCCGCCTGTATGCCCCGCGAGGGTTCTGGCTGATTGAGCCGTTGGTGGCAGAATTTCTCGAAAAATACGACAACGTTGCCTTCCATTTTGTAGGCAAGGCAGATGAGCGCGAAGAACACGCTGTCCGCAAGTTGGTTGAGGCTTTTCCCGATCGCGTCAAATGGTATTTTCTCCCGCCGGAGCGGATGCATGAAGCATATCAGCAGGCGGATATCACTCTAATCCCGACAATGCAGAGTGAGGGGACATCCCTATCTTGCCTTGAAGCAATGGCATCGGGAAATGCAGTGATTGCGACCAATGTTGGCGGTCTGCCCAACCTCATTTTTCCTGACTACAATGGATTGTTAATCGAACCAAACGTAGATTCTTTGCGCGATGCACTCCGACGTTTGATCGATGAGCCGGGCTTACGCAGCCGTCTCGCATTACAAGGAATAGAGGTGGCAAAGACATTTGATATCGAGAAATGGCGTTCGCGTTGGAAAAAAGTACTGCAAAGGTACCTTCCTGCTCGTACCTCAGTCGTCGAAGAGCCTATTGTGGCAGTTTTCTACCCTACAGACGGAGCAGAGTGGCATTTGTCATCCACACACCGTTTGCGATTGTTAGGAGAGCAATTAGCTGATCAAGGTGTCGATATATATTGGGTTCAGGCTTCTGGGCGCCAGAGAAGTGGTCATGAAAGGGTGCATTTGTTATCTCCTACCGATGATTTATATTTACGGAATCCATGGGTGATCATTGATGGTATGGCGAATTCCGATGTGCTTGATAGATATGAGGCGCCAGTCATTATTTGTGATGTAACAGGCGGATTTACAAAAAGAGAGCATGACAATCTTGCTGCTTCCATTGATTATTTTATTTCTGGAGATAAACTTCCAGATGTTGATGCATTAAGTGTGTACCATATACCTGATGCTGATGCGTTGATTAGATTAATTCGATCTGACAACATAGAATAA
- a CDS encoding ABC transporter permease: MVESFSRICIKPTHMDSFLSPPSFRTFYSNRDLILNLTRREIQGRYRGSLIGVLWSFLTPLLMLAIYTFVFSVVFQARWGGDEASRTDFALILFAGLMIFNLFSETINRAPGLVLGNANYVKKVVFPLEILPVVSLGTAIFQLSISFIVWLLFFIIFRGVPPLTIFLLPLVLLPFFLIVLGISWMLASLGVYVRDVNQIIGVLVTVSMFLSPLFYSISALPEQFQVFMMLNPLTFVIEQARQVMIWGEGIRWMGWGIYCLVSLLIAWVGFIWFMKTKKGFADVI, encoded by the coding sequence ATGGTAGAATCTTTTTCTCGTATTTGCATCAAGCCTACTCACATGGATTCTTTTTTGTCACCCCCCTCTTTTCGGACATTTTATTCAAACCGCGACCTAATATTAAACCTGACCCGCCGTGAGATACAGGGGCGCTATCGCGGGTCTCTGATCGGTGTCTTGTGGTCTTTCCTGACCCCCCTGTTGATGCTGGCGATCTATACATTTGTCTTTAGTGTCGTTTTCCAGGCACGTTGGGGGGGCGATGAAGCCTCCAGAACCGACTTTGCGCTGATCCTGTTTGCCGGCTTGATGATCTTCAATCTGTTTTCTGAGACCATCAACAGGGCACCCGGATTGGTGCTCGGGAACGCCAATTATGTAAAGAAAGTGGTCTTCCCGCTCGAGATCCTGCCGGTGGTTTCCTTGGGTACAGCCATATTTCAGCTTTCCATCAGCTTTATTGTCTGGCTCCTGTTTTTCATCATCTTTCGCGGTGTTCCCCCTCTGACAATTTTCCTTTTGCCGCTGGTCCTATTGCCGTTTTTTCTGATCGTTTTAGGGATCAGTTGGATGCTTGCCTCTCTTGGTGTCTATGTGCGGGATGTCAATCAGATCATTGGTGTGCTGGTAACAGTCTCGATGTTCCTCTCGCCTCTTTTTTACTCCATTTCCGCCCTGCCTGAGCAGTTTCAGGTTTTTATGATGCTGAATCCTTTGACTTTCGTCATCGAGCAGGCTCGCCAGGTGATGATATGGGGCGAAGGTATTCGATGGATGGGATGGGGCATATATTGTCTGGTTTCACTTCTGATTGCCTGGGTTGGATTTATCTGGTTTATGAAAACTAAAAAGGGATTCGCAGATGTCATCTAA
- a CDS encoding FkbM family methyltransferase produces the protein MERSLKLLWEKALVNLLMRIQRVQFPARQLGGDEWVYRWRLDFLANRLEKESVMWCRKLIRPGMVVVDVGAHIGYYTRIFSRLVGNSGQVFSFEPSSENFPVLSKNLSAGKYRNVTLFNKAVGAKNEKGTLFVSPGHSNHSLNAGFTESVGQEQVEIVPLDLVLSQQGISRVDFIKVDVEGFEIHVLNGLMNVVKNSSEVHMLVEYNPLALRSGGFQPVDLLTLIKDLGFDAFRILPDGSLRNDISDVQQETFNLLCTHTGTRLSENV, from the coding sequence ATGGAACGCTCGTTGAAATTGTTATGGGAAAAAGCCCTGGTTAACCTGCTGATGCGCATCCAGCGCGTACAGTTTCCCGCCCGGCAATTGGGTGGGGATGAGTGGGTCTATCGGTGGCGGTTAGATTTCTTGGCAAATCGCCTCGAAAAAGAATCGGTAATGTGGTGCCGGAAATTGATCCGGCCCGGTATGGTGGTTGTGGATGTGGGGGCGCACATCGGTTACTATACACGCATATTTTCGCGTCTTGTGGGTAACTCGGGGCAGGTATTTTCCTTTGAACCTTCTTCGGAAAACTTCCCCGTATTATCGAAAAATCTTTCTGCTGGGAAGTACCGAAATGTAACGCTCTTCAACAAGGCTGTTGGCGCGAAGAATGAGAAAGGCACGCTTTTCGTCTCCCCTGGGCACAGCAATCACAGCCTGAACGCCGGTTTTACCGAAAGTGTTGGGCAGGAGCAGGTTGAGATTGTCCCCCTTGATCTGGTTTTAAGCCAGCAGGGAATTTCGCGGGTGGATTTTATAAAAGTGGATGTGGAAGGTTTTGAGATACATGTTCTCAATGGTCTGATGAATGTTGTGAAAAATTCTTCGGAAGTTCATATGTTGGTGGAGTATAACCCCCTTGCGTTGCGGTCCGGCGGTTTTCAGCCCGTGGATTTGTTAACTTTGATCAAAGATCTGGGCTTTGATGCGTTTCGTATTTTGCCGGATGGTTCATTACGTAATGATATTTCTGATGTTCAACAAGAGACCTTTAATCTGTTGTGTACTCATACTGGAACGAGGTTATCTGAAAATGTTTGA
- a CDS encoding ABC transporter ATP-binding protein, producing the protein MENVISVRNLSKIYNLYDRPEDRLKQFVYPRLRRLLGRSPRSYFREFWALQDVSFDVRKGETVGIIGRNGSGKSTLLQMLAGTLNPTFGEIHIHGRVAALLELGAGFNPEFSGRENIYLNASILGMTRHEVDERIEGIIAFADIGSFIDQPVKTYSSGMYVRVAFSTAINVNPDILIVDEALSVGDTAFQQKCLYRIREMQEQGVSILLVTHSNNILLEYCDRGIFLKNGRAMFDGDAKDAVRAYGLDVLRDEGGKAPALAFHPPNQENYQIDDDEDDKDAEQDGTDRLPMEITKVEFRKMDGRAINLFEQNEQFHVDVRFRVRTYIPLPCFGVQISIPDGIALWSITTKLMDMELPPLKPGKYSLRWRLRANMMGSRYVVAIGIGQIEGGEYKRIHALPYAGHFDVLLVSNQGMGWLVVDPQFELSPNGD; encoded by the coding sequence ATGGAAAATGTGATTTCTGTCAGGAATTTAAGCAAGATATATAACCTGTATGATCGCCCTGAAGACCGTTTGAAGCAGTTCGTATATCCGCGTTTGCGCCGCTTGCTGGGCAGGTCCCCGCGTAGTTACTTCCGTGAATTCTGGGCGTTGCAGGATGTCTCCTTTGACGTGCGCAAGGGGGAGACGGTGGGGATCATCGGGCGGAACGGAAGCGGCAAATCCACTCTCTTGCAGATGCTCGCAGGTACGCTTAACCCAACGTTTGGCGAGATCCATATTCATGGACGGGTCGCTGCCTTGTTGGAGTTGGGAGCCGGCTTCAACCCCGAATTCAGCGGGCGCGAAAATATATACCTGAACGCCTCCATTTTAGGCATGACCAGACATGAGGTGGACGAGCGTATCGAGGGGATCATCGCGTTTGCTGATATTGGCAGTTTCATTGACCAGCCCGTCAAGACCTATTCGAGCGGCATGTATGTGCGCGTTGCCTTTTCCACTGCTATCAACGTCAACCCGGATATTCTGATCGTAGATGAAGCGCTCTCGGTGGGCGACACCGCTTTTCAGCAAAAATGCCTCTATCGAATTCGCGAAATGCAGGAGCAGGGTGTTTCGATCCTGTTGGTCACCCATTCGAACAATATCCTGCTCGAATACTGTGATCGTGGTATCTTCCTGAAGAATGGAAGGGCAATGTTCGATGGAGATGCCAAAGATGCTGTCCGCGCCTATGGACTGGACGTCTTAAGAGATGAAGGAGGCAAGGCGCCTGCGCTGGCTTTTCACCCTCCTAATCAGGAAAACTATCAAATAGATGACGATGAAGATGATAAAGATGCTGAACAGGACGGTACTGATCGATTACCCATGGAGATCACCAAGGTGGAATTCAGGAAGATGGATGGACGTGCCATCAACCTGTTCGAACAAAATGAGCAATTCCATGTGGATGTTAGGTTTCGAGTACGAACATATATCCCTCTGCCTTGTTTTGGTGTTCAGATATCCATACCAGACGGCATTGCGCTATGGAGTATTACAACCAAACTCATGGATATGGAACTCCCCCCGCTAAAGCCCGGCAAATACAGTTTGCGTTGGCGGTTGCGTGCAAACATGATGGGAAGTCGTTATGTTGTTGCAATTGGAATTGGACAGATCGAAGGCGGTGAGTACAAGCGCATCCATGCCCTGCCCTATGCGGGGCATTTCGATGTTTTGCTGGTGTCGAATCAGGGAATGGGCTGGCTTGTCGTTGACCCCCAGTTTGAATTGTCGCCTAATGGAGATTAG
- a CDS encoding glycosyltransferase family 4 protein — MRVVFCRSNPIAPDPRVEKEAKALVDAGYEVQVIGWDRSASLPLVEEISGVQVQRLHIRARFGHGLGNLPSLLRWQLGLAVWFFRNHKMYDVIHACDFDTVLPAIIMKMLFGKTLVYDIFDFYSAHLRRTPEWIKRLIRAVDYWAISRADAVIIVDDARREQIRGSKPGHLEVIYNSPDDVRSSLKQDDFVFPSGADLRIAYVGLLQVERGLFEILQVMERHRNWSLVIAGFGGDETEIAARSRMLENVRFLGRVSYDVALQLSFVADVLFATYDPNIPNHRFSSPNKVFESMMLAKPIIVAEHTNMDKMVEKYQCGIIAPYGNVNALEMALTQLEKDPEMRQQLGENGRVAYNTEYGWHIMRSRLLGLYRKILRRE; from the coding sequence ATGCGCGTGGTGTTTTGCCGCTCCAATCCTATTGCCCCTGATCCGCGTGTAGAGAAGGAGGCGAAGGCATTGGTAGATGCTGGATATGAAGTGCAAGTCATCGGTTGGGATAGAAGCGCATCTCTTCCACTCGTAGAGGAGATCTCTGGGGTCCAAGTCCAACGTCTACATATTCGTGCAAGGTTTGGTCATGGATTGGGGAATCTTCCTTCATTGCTCCGCTGGCAGCTTGGGTTGGCGGTGTGGTTTTTTCGTAATCACAAAATGTATGATGTGATTCATGCTTGTGATTTTGACACTGTCCTTCCTGCAATAATAATGAAAATGCTGTTTGGGAAAACATTAGTGTACGATATTTTTGATTTTTATTCCGCTCATTTACGGCGTACACCTGAATGGATTAAAAGATTGATTCGTGCGGTGGATTATTGGGCAATCTCCCGTGCAGATGCGGTGATCATTGTGGATGACGCTCGCCGTGAGCAGATTCGTGGCTCCAAACCCGGCCATCTTGAGGTTATTTATAACTCGCCTGATGATGTCCGGTCTTCTCTCAAGCAAGATGATTTTGTATTTCCTTCTGGAGCTGATCTCCGAATCGCATATGTCGGCTTGTTGCAGGTGGAGCGTGGTTTGTTTGAAATTTTGCAGGTGATGGAACGACACCGCAATTGGAGTCTTGTAATAGCTGGATTTGGCGGGGATGAAACTGAAATTGCCGCACGTAGCAGAATGTTGGAAAATGTAAGATTTTTGGGTCGTGTATCCTATGATGTTGCTCTGCAGTTGAGTTTTGTTGCAGATGTCCTGTTTGCAACTTATGATCCAAATATCCCAAACCATCGCTTTTCCAGTCCGAATAAGGTATTCGAATCAATGATGTTGGCGAAGCCGATCATCGTCGCTGAACATACAAACATGGATAAAATGGTTGAGAAATATCAATGTGGGATCATTGCCCCTTATGGTAATGTCAATGCTCTGGAAATGGCATTGACACAATTGGAAAAAGACCCGGAGATGCGGCAACAGTTGGGGGAGAATGGGCGTGTGGCATATAATACAGAATATGGATGGCACATTATGCGTTCGCGGCTGCTTGGACTTTACAGAAAAATTCTTCGGCGAGAATGA
- a CDS encoding glycosyltransferase family 4 protein, with protein MKIIIVANTDWYNYRFRMSLASYLRLEGVDVVFVSPFGPYVQRIREQGFRWVEWTVRRQAINPFTELLNIFSLGQIFARERPSLVHLHTIKPVLYGSIAARLLHVPAVVRSVTGLGYIFLGTDFKASILRLLVKFLYRLVVNRSSGATVFENSADRQYFIDNSLIHSVNAHLIEGVGVDTDYYQPLPEPDTIPTVLMAGRLLWDKGVGTFIDAARLLKKDRNVRFVLVGEPDQGNPSSISRDVLDEWQDDEIIEWWGWQSDMRVAFAACHVVVLPSFGEGIPTVLLEAASCGRPIVATDVPGCRDVVIHNVNGLLVPLNDPMSLCSAIEGLLDDSALRYKMGREGRRIAERRFSSRYVNVQTFNLYADLLRVKKYE; from the coding sequence ATGAAGATTATTATTGTTGCGAATACGGATTGGTATAATTATCGCTTTCGCATGTCGTTGGCATCTTATCTGCGCCTTGAAGGGGTGGATGTGGTCTTTGTTTCCCCATTTGGTCCGTATGTTCAAAGGATAAGGGAACAGGGATTTCGTTGGGTGGAATGGACAGTGCGACGCCAAGCTATTAATCCATTTACCGAGCTTTTGAATATCTTTTCGTTGGGGCAGATATTCGCTCGGGAGCGACCATCTCTGGTGCATTTGCACACGATTAAACCTGTACTTTATGGATCAATAGCTGCTCGATTGCTTCATGTGCCAGCGGTGGTTCGCTCTGTTACAGGGTTGGGTTATATTTTTTTAGGAACCGATTTTAAGGCAAGCATTTTACGGCTTCTTGTTAAATTTTTGTATCGCCTCGTCGTTAATAGGAGCTCCGGGGCAACGGTCTTTGAAAACAGTGCAGATCGTCAGTACTTCATCGATAATTCCCTCATCCATTCGGTCAATGCGCACTTGATTGAAGGTGTTGGCGTAGATACAGATTACTACCAACCATTACCCGAACCGGACACGATACCAACAGTACTAATGGCGGGAAGATTGTTGTGGGATAAGGGGGTCGGAACGTTTATTGATGCAGCGCGGCTTCTTAAAAAAGATAGAAATGTTCGTTTTGTTCTAGTAGGAGAACCCGACCAAGGGAATCCAAGTAGTATTAGTCGCGATGTGCTGGATGAGTGGCAAGATGATGAAATTATTGAGTGGTGGGGATGGCAATCTGATATGCGGGTAGCTTTTGCTGCATGCCACGTGGTTGTGCTTCCAAGTTTTGGGGAGGGGATCCCCACCGTCTTGCTGGAAGCTGCATCATGCGGGCGGCCTATTGTGGCTACAGATGTGCCGGGATGTCGCGATGTTGTGATCCATAATGTTAATGGATTGCTGGTCCCACTAAATGACCCAATGTCTTTATGTTCAGCAATTGAAGGATTACTTGATGATTCCGCCTTGCGGTATAAAATGGGCAGGGAAGGAAGGCGAATAGCGGAAAGGCGTTTTAGCAGTAGGTATGTTAATGTTCAAACGTTCAATTTATATGCTGACCTGCTGAGGGTCAAGAAATATGAATGA